From the Manis javanica isolate MJ-LG chromosome 13, MJ_LKY, whole genome shotgun sequence genome, one window contains:
- the PPIL4 gene encoding peptidyl-prolyl cis-trans isomerase-like 4 isoform X2: MAVLLETTLGDVVIDLYTEERPRACLNFLKLCKIKYYNYCLIHNVQRDFIIQTGDPTGTGRGGESVFGQLYGDQASFFEAEKVPRIKHKKKGTVSMVNNGSDQHGSQFLITTGDNLDYLDGVHTVFGEVTEGMDIIKKINETFVDKDFVPYQDIRINHTVILDDPFDDPPDLLIPDRSPEPTREQLDSGRIGADEEIDDFKGRSAEEVEEIKAEKEAKTQAILLEMVGDLPDADIKPPENVLFVCKLNPVTTDEDLEIIFSRFGPIRSCEVIRDWKTGESLCYAFIEFEKEEDCEKAFFKMDNVLIDDRRIHVDFSQSVAKVKWKGKDARLSKFFPEVCFNCPMDRTGKVHEKVVAKKPPFHSCPSFTQFPFPEVGNTPRVTSKNMKRNRINRLIWF; the protein is encoded by the exons ATGGCGGTTCTGCTGGAAACCACTTTGGGCGACGTCGTCATCGACTTGTACACGGAGGAGCGGCCGCGCG CCTGCTTGAATTTCCTGAAGttgtgcaaaataaaatattacaattatTGCCTTATTCACAATGTTCAG AGGGATTTTATCATACAAACTGGTGATCCTACAGGGACTGGCCGTGGAGGAGAGTCTGTTTTTGg TCAACTGTATGGTGATCAAGCAAGTTTTTTTGAAGCTGAAAAAGTGCCAAGAATTAAGCATAAGAAGAAAGGCACTGTGTCCATGGTGAACAATGGCAGTGATCAGCATGGATCTCAG TTTCTTATTACTACAGGAGATAATCTAGATTACCTTGATGGTGTTCATACAGTGTTTGGTGAAGTGACAGAAGGCATGGacataattaagaaaattaatgagACCTTTGTTGACAAGGACTTTGTACCATATCAGGATATCAG GATAAATCATACAGTGATTTTAGATGATCCATTTGATGACCCTCCTGATTTACTAATTCCTGATCGATCACCAGAACCTACAAGGGAACAACTAGAT AGTGGCCGAATAggagcagatgaggaaattgatgaTTTCAAAGGAAGATCAGCTGaagaagtagaagaaataaaggcagaaaaagaggccAAAACTCAAGCTATTCTGTTAGAAATG gtGGGAGACCTACCTGATGCAGATATTAAACCTCCAGAaaatgtgctgtttgtgtgtaaGTTGAATCCAGTGACCACAGACGAGGATCTGGagataatattttcaagatttggGCCAATAAGAAG TTGTGAAGTTATCCGCGATTGGAAGACAGGAGAATCCCTCTGTTATGCCTTTATTGAATTTGAAAAG GAAGAAGATTGTGAGAAAGCATTCTTCAAAATGGACAATGTACTGATAGATGACAGAAGAATACATGTGGATTTTAGCCAGTCTGTTGCAAAGgttaaatggaaaggaaaag ATGCAAGACTCTCAaaattttttcctgaagtttGTTTTAATTGTCCTATGGACAGAACTGGAAAGGTCCATGAAAAGGTGGTAGCGAAAAAACCTCCCTTCCACTCCTGCCCTTCATTTACCCAGTTTCCCTTCCCAGAG gtGGGAAATACACCAAGAGTGACTTCAAAGAATATGAAAAGGAACAGGATAAACCGTCTAATTTGGTTCTGA